A window of the Streptomyces formicae genome harbors these coding sequences:
- a CDS encoding IS5 family transposase, whose translation MTDAEWETFRPLLPVPAWLRGRGGQPEAYCHRALLDAIRYLVDNGVKWRAMPGDFPPWDRVYAFFRRWRDHGLVKEFHDRLRGQVRETLGRDAAPTAGVIDSQSVRADAVVGTDSRGFDGGKLVNGHKRHVVVDTLGLLLGVMVTVAKTGDRTTAHMLLGQVTDVHNRLELVWADGGYTGSLVAYCLTKLALVLAIVNRSDDMRGFVVLPKRWIVERFFAHLMRTRRLVRDFERRTASAEAMVYWSMTCS comes from the coding sequence ATGACGGACGCGGAGTGGGAGACGTTCCGACCACTGCTGCCGGTGCCGGCCTGGCTGCGCGGCCGGGGCGGGCAGCCGGAGGCGTACTGCCATCGCGCGTTGTTGGACGCGATCCGCTACCTCGTGGACAACGGCGTCAAGTGGCGTGCGATGCCGGGGGACTTCCCGCCATGGGACCGGGTGTACGCATTCTTTCGCCGCTGGCGCGACCACGGCCTGGTCAAGGAGTTCCACGACCGGCTGCGCGGACAGGTCCGCGAAACGCTGGGCCGCGACGCGGCACCGACGGCCGGTGTAATCGACTCGCAGTCGGTCAGGGCGGACGCCGTCGTCGGAACAGACAGTCGCGGCTTCGACGGCGGCAAACTGGTCAACGGCCACAAGCGGCACGTCGTGGTCGACACGCTCGGCCTGCTGCTGGGCGTGATGGTCACTGTCGCGAAGACCGGCGACCGCACCACCGCCCACATGCTGCTCGGGCAGGTCACCGACGTGCACAACCGGCTGGAACTGGTCTGGGCCGACGGCGGCTACACCGGCAGCCTCGTCGCCTACTGCCTCACCAAGCTCGCGCTGGTCCTGGCAATCGTGAATCGCAGCGACGACATGCGCGGCTTCGTGGTGCTGCCCAAGCGGTGGATCGTCGAGCGGTTCTTCGCCCACCTGATGCGCACCCGCCGTCTGGTGCGTGACTTCGAACGCCGCACCGCCAGCGCCGAGGCGATGGTCTACTGGTCGATGACCTGCTCATGA
- a CDS encoding benzoate/H(+) symporter BenE family transporter, whose product MVRHTGTAYNPCSPQRPFARARSQGAVSTIWIKDLPRPPVDHDSISAPAATGPERSLGINLAAMTAAICTGDGAHPDRQRRYLAAVWAGVFCLCVGLLGATVASLLTAMPHALVLAVAGVGLLATIEASLASALSDPASREAAVVTFLATASGVTLLGIGSAF is encoded by the coding sequence ATGGTCAGGCACACCGGCACCGCCTACAACCCCTGCTCTCCACAACGGCCCTTTGCCCGAGCGAGATCGCAAGGAGCCGTCTCGACGATCTGGATCAAAGACCTCCCCCGACCCCCCGTTGATCACGACTCGATAAGCGCCCCAGCGGCCACCGGGCCGGAGCGGTCGCTCGGCATCAACCTGGCGGCGATGACCGCCGCGATCTGCACCGGCGACGGGGCCCACCCCGACCGGCAGCGGCGCTACCTCGCGGCCGTGTGGGCGGGCGTCTTCTGCCTGTGCGTCGGCCTGCTCGGCGCGACCGTCGCCTCACTGCTCACCGCGATGCCTCACGCGCTCGTCCTGGCCGTCGCGGGGGTCGGCCTGCTCGCCACGATCGAGGCGTCCCTGGCCAGTGCCCTGTCGGACCCCGCGTCCAGGGAGGCGGCCGTCGTCACCTTCCTCGCCACGGCCTCCGGTGTGACGCTGCTCGGCATCGGGTCCGCGTTCTGA
- a CDS encoding LacI family DNA-binding transcriptional regulator: MVVPTLEHYFRPIVLGAQTAATAAGVRLIVAVSEYFYSREVVQAQEMVEAGVNGLLLSPSWSISGPIDTEMEQILALDVPAVLVERRLPAGVHEARMDRVGIAHTEGAASAVRHLARLGHQRIAFLSRNTHTFPYIRSGYLAATSALGIADDSLSPRERHLLGDFETFDHEADRLLELRKSKGVQAALVHTDMDAVSLLQQLFVHGVRVPDDFAIVCYGDDYARTTDVPLTAVASPRRALGEAAVQLLLRRLEHPHARRWGLELMPDLQVRGSCGGRTPGKDTDYHGFIGDDCPLATQHLTNT, from the coding sequence ATGGTGGTGCCCACCCTGGAACACTACTTCCGACCCATTGTTCTCGGAGCCCAGACGGCCGCCACCGCAGCCGGGGTCCGCCTGATCGTCGCCGTCTCCGAATACTTCTACAGTCGTGAAGTCGTGCAGGCGCAGGAAATGGTGGAAGCTGGCGTGAACGGGCTGCTGCTGTCGCCGAGCTGGAGCATTAGCGGGCCCATTGATACAGAGATGGAGCAGATCCTGGCACTGGACGTTCCCGCCGTGCTGGTCGAGCGCAGGCTACCTGCGGGCGTCCACGAGGCGAGGATGGACCGCGTCGGTATTGCTCACACGGAGGGAGCCGCGTCTGCTGTACGGCACCTGGCGCGGCTAGGACACCAGCGGATCGCATTCCTGTCCAGGAACACCCACACTTTTCCCTACATCCGATCCGGTTACCTGGCAGCCACCAGCGCACTGGGCATCGCCGACGACAGCCTGTCCCCCCGGGAGCGTCATCTCCTCGGAGACTTCGAAACCTTCGATCACGAAGCTGACAGATTGCTCGAACTCAGAAAATCCAAAGGTGTGCAAGCAGCACTCGTGCACACGGACATGGACGCCGTCAGCCTGCTCCAGCAGCTCTTCGTGCACGGCGTTCGCGTACCGGATGACTTCGCCATCGTGTGCTACGGCGATGACTACGCACGCACCACCGATGTACCACTCACCGCCGTCGCTTCCCCCCGAAGGGCGCTCGGCGAGGCTGCCGTGCAACTCCTCCTGCGCCGACTGGAGCATCCCCACGCACGACGTTGGGGATTGGAACTCATGCCCGATCTCCAGGTACGAGGATCCTGCGGAGGCCGAACCCCCGGGAAGGACACTGACTATCACGGCTTCATCGGCGACGACTGCCCGCTCGCGACCCAGCACCTCACCAACACCTGA
- a CDS encoding type 1 glutamine amidotransferase, which translates to MTPSHAPGTPTAVVVQNTRSGGPGRVGAWLREAGIGLEVLRPYEGEALPQALDGRPLLVLGGGFLPDDDQRAPWLPATRRLVAQALDDGTPVLGICLGGQLLAQVAGGSVRAHHGQPEFGSTQIRLRPEAADDPLLYGLGATVPAIERHVDAITELPPGASWLASSAACPHQAFRVGARAWGVQFHPEAEAERIAGWDRERLARQGFDRDRLHTEAVADEGAAVSAWSVFTRRFAQVCARPP; encoded by the coding sequence ATGACGCCCTCGCACGCACCGGGCACGCCGACCGCCGTGGTCGTACAGAACACCAGGAGCGGCGGTCCCGGCCGGGTCGGGGCCTGGCTGCGCGAGGCGGGAATCGGCCTCGAAGTGCTGCGTCCCTACGAGGGTGAGGCCCTGCCCCAGGCGCTCGACGGCAGGCCGCTCCTCGTGCTCGGCGGCGGCTTCCTGCCGGACGACGACCAGCGCGCGCCCTGGCTCCCGGCCACCCGCCGCCTCGTCGCGCAGGCGCTGGACGACGGCACGCCCGTCCTCGGCATCTGCCTCGGTGGCCAGTTGCTCGCACAGGTCGCGGGCGGCAGCGTACGGGCGCATCACGGGCAGCCCGAGTTCGGCAGCACACAGATCCGGCTGCGCCCCGAAGCCGCCGACGATCCGCTGCTGTACGGGCTCGGAGCGACGGTTCCCGCGATCGAGCGGCACGTCGACGCGATCACCGAACTCCCGCCGGGTGCCTCCTGGTTGGCGTCCAGTGCGGCCTGCCCCCACCAGGCGTTCCGGGTCGGGGCGCGGGCCTGGGGTGTGCAGTTTCATCCGGAGGCGGAGGCTGAGCGGATCGCCGGCTGGGACCGGGAGCGGCTGGCCCGGCAGGGCTTCGACAGGGACCGGCTGCACACCGAGGCCGTGGCCGACGAGGGGGCGGCGGTCTCGGCGTGGTCGGTGTTCACGCGGAGGTTCGCTCAGGTGTGCGCGCGGCCGCCGTGA
- a CDS encoding DUF11 domain-containing protein: MTASGHHGPGLKLKKTASQGKVHRAGKRIEYRFVVANTGTQHLTDVRVDETEFTGKGPDPEVSCPGTSLAPGERMTCTASYTVTKGDIRARSVRNTATATGTLPDGSQVTSNRSSATVNTSKGRGDHGHDDDHDSHDKKRPDHQRP; encoded by the coding sequence GTGACCGCCTCAGGGCATCACGGTCCGGGACTGAAGCTGAAGAAGACGGCCTCACAGGGCAAGGTGCACCGGGCCGGCAAGCGGATCGAGTACCGCTTCGTCGTCGCGAACACCGGCACGCAGCACCTGACCGATGTGCGGGTGGACGAAACGGAGTTCACCGGGAAGGGCCCCGATCCGGAGGTGTCCTGCCCCGGCACCTCCCTCGCACCGGGCGAGCGAATGACCTGCACGGCTTCCTACACGGTCACCAAGGGCGACATCCGAGCGCGCTCGGTGAGGAACACCGCCACCGCGACGGGCACGCTGCCAGACGGCTCCCAGGTGACGTCGAACCGGTCGAGCGCCACGGTGAACACGTCCAAGGGCCGCGGGGACCACGGCCACGACGACGACCACGATTCCCACGACAAGAAGCGCCCCGACCACCAGCGGCCTTAG
- a CDS encoding terpene synthase family protein — translation MSKPQLFENTRDQDAAALATYAVPTYLLPWPVTLHPDHAHAEGRTLAWARRWDLLTSDAARQRITDIRPALFAAWFCPRTDRQGVALKAKWAIWLWLWDDLFDDGPLGRDPTAFHSAALQLEHALTDPPPPPNDPQLTLPLARALADLWGDLSDYFPPTCRSRFPDNTREYLGAMAEETANRSAETLPTLDEYLRLRVMNAATRPSIDVIEGLQQADIPDELHRGLYGELRDMHAELWTWSNDAYTVRKDLHYRNPHNLVLVLRHVRNLSLQEAADQAARMVEQRVRDCVRVADRLRRLTDTPGTPHAQHKEQILRGIRVLEDASAGYFRWQETTVRYKRTSGFITPPPRT, via the coding sequence ATGTCCAAACCTCAGCTGTTCGAGAACACCCGCGACCAGGACGCCGCAGCCCTGGCCACGTACGCCGTCCCCACCTATCTTCTTCCCTGGCCCGTCACCCTCCATCCGGACCACGCACACGCGGAGGGCAGAACCCTCGCTTGGGCCCGGCGCTGGGACCTGCTGACCAGTGACGCGGCCCGGCAGCGGATCACCGACATCCGTCCGGCACTCTTCGCCGCCTGGTTCTGCCCGCGCACCGACCGCCAAGGCGTCGCGCTCAAGGCCAAGTGGGCCATCTGGCTATGGCTGTGGGACGACCTCTTCGACGACGGCCCCCTCGGCCGCGATCCGACCGCCTTCCACAGCGCCGCACTCCAACTTGAACACGCCCTCACCGACCCGCCACCGCCCCCCAACGACCCCCAGCTGACGCTACCCCTCGCCCGGGCACTGGCGGATCTATGGGGCGACCTCTCCGACTACTTCCCGCCCACTTGCCGCAGCCGCTTCCCAGACAACACCCGCGAATACCTGGGCGCCATGGCCGAGGAGACCGCCAATCGGTCAGCGGAAACCCTCCCCACCCTCGACGAGTACCTGCGCCTGCGCGTCATGAACGCCGCCACCCGCCCCAGCATCGACGTCATCGAAGGCCTCCAGCAGGCAGACATCCCCGACGAACTCCACCGCGGCCTCTACGGTGAACTCCGCGACATGCACGCCGAGCTGTGGACCTGGTCCAACGACGCTTACACCGTCCGCAAAGACCTGCACTACCGCAACCCCCACAACCTCGTCCTCGTCCTGCGCCACGTCCGGAACCTGAGCCTCCAAGAGGCCGCGGACCAGGCCGCCCGCATGGTCGAACAGCGTGTGCGCGACTGCGTTCGCGTCGCCGACCGCCTGCGTCGGCTCACGGATACCCCAGGCACCCCGCATGCACAGCACAAAGAGCAGATCCTGCGCGGTATCCGCGTCCTGGAGGACGCATCGGCAGGCTACTTCCGCTGGCAGGAAACGACCGTCCGGTACAAGCGCACGAGCGGATTCATCACGCCGCCCCCGCGCACTTGA
- the map gene encoding type I methionyl aminopeptidase gives MIEILNPTLLDRARATGALVGDILQTLKSRSRIGTNLLDIDRWAEKMIVEAGALSCYVDYAPSFGRGPFGHYICTAVNDAVLHGRPYDYTLADGDLLTLDLAVSKGGVAADAAISFIVGDAKPPESVAMISATERALAAGIAAAGPGARIGDISHAIGTVLSEAGYPINTEFGGHGIGSTMHQDPHVANTGRPGRGYELRPGLLLALEPWVMADTARLVTDADGWTLRSATGCRTAHSEHTIAITDDGAEILTLPKQAQP, from the coding sequence ATGATCGAGATCCTCAACCCCACCCTGCTGGACCGAGCAAGAGCCACAGGCGCCCTGGTCGGTGACATCCTGCAGACGCTGAAGAGCCGTAGCAGGATCGGCACGAACCTTCTGGACATCGACCGGTGGGCCGAGAAAATGATCGTCGAGGCGGGAGCGCTGTCCTGTTACGTCGACTACGCGCCATCCTTCGGACGCGGCCCGTTCGGCCACTACATCTGCACGGCCGTCAACGACGCCGTGCTCCACGGGCGGCCGTACGACTACACGCTCGCCGACGGCGATCTGCTGACACTCGACCTCGCCGTCTCCAAGGGCGGAGTCGCTGCAGACGCTGCCATCAGCTTCATCGTGGGCGACGCAAAGCCCCCGGAGAGCGTCGCGATGATCAGCGCAACCGAACGCGCGCTGGCCGCAGGGATCGCCGCTGCCGGGCCCGGCGCTCGCATCGGCGACATCTCCCATGCCATCGGCACGGTCCTCAGCGAGGCGGGGTACCCGATCAACACCGAGTTCGGGGGTCATGGCATCGGATCAACGATGCACCAGGACCCGCACGTTGCGAACACCGGACGGCCCGGCCGCGGCTACGAACTGCGCCCTGGGCTGCTGCTGGCACTGGAACCGTGGGTCATGGCGGACACTGCTCGACTCGTCACCGATGCCGACGGGTGGACGCTCCGAAGTGCGACAGGCTGCCGGACAGCACACAGTGAGCACACGATCGCGATCACCGACGACGGAGCCGAAATCCTCACCTTGCCGAAGCAAGCGCAGCCGTGA
- a CDS encoding helix-turn-helix domain-containing protein produces MVRLPLTPAEIERGQRLGALLRRARGERSMLDIALDARVSPETLRKIESGRVATPAFPTIAAIADVLGLSLDAVWAEISRPDRGVGPASSGHSARERLAS; encoded by the coding sequence ATGGTCAGGTTGCCGCTCACTCCCGCAGAGATCGAACGCGGACAGCGCCTCGGCGCCCTCCTGCGCCGGGCCAGGGGAGAGCGCTCGATGCTCGACATCGCGCTCGACGCACGTGTCTCACCGGAGACCCTCCGGAAGATCGAGTCGGGCCGCGTGGCCACCCCTGCCTTCCCGACCATCGCGGCGATCGCCGATGTCCTCGGCCTCTCCCTCGATGCGGTGTGGGCCGAGATCAGCCGGCCCGACCGTGGCGTCGGACCGGCCAGCTCTGGCCACAGCGCACGGGAGCGGTTGGCCTCGTAA
- a CDS encoding heparin lyase I family protein, with product MRASSCTRATNGSDRSLPAANTQPDTDEGWAGMQAGLAFHCDEGNHVYTPDWNDGRGLIWGFVNKAGNARCEAHTVNTDGSEYQFTGTQSHPYWFGWEIMTTQAPSIVFQWKSNGNDDQHNQNYPLLLQVNAGYLHVWYIAPGEVWNKIGQAPLAAGTWHRLQLGILARPDTTGSIQVHLDGTQVANAPNARTWDVLGNKPRWGVYDSKLATTEQIHWANDLKLGTTRADAD from the coding sequence GTGCGGGCCTCCTCCTGTACGCGAGCCACCAACGGATCAGATCGTTCGCTGCCTGCCGCCAACACCCAGCCGGACACCGACGAGGGCTGGGCCGGCATGCAGGCCGGCCTCGCCTTCCACTGCGACGAGGGCAACCACGTCTACACCCCCGACTGGAACGACGGCCGCGGTCTGATCTGGGGCTTCGTCAACAAGGCAGGCAACGCCCGCTGCGAGGCCCACACCGTCAACACGGACGGGTCGGAATACCAGTTCACCGGCACCCAGTCACACCCCTACTGGTTCGGCTGGGAAATCATGACCACCCAAGCCCCCTCCATCGTCTTCCAGTGGAAGTCCAACGGCAACGACGACCAGCACAACCAGAACTACCCCCTGCTCCTGCAGGTCAACGCCGGCTACCTGCACGTCTGGTACATCGCCCCCGGCGAAGTGTGGAACAAGATCGGCCAAGCCCCGCTCGCCGCCGGAACCTGGCACAGACTCCAGCTCGGCATCCTGGCCCGCCCCGACACCACCGGCAGTATCCAGGTCCACCTCGACGGCACCCAGGTCGCCAACGCCCCGAACGCCCGCACCTGGGACGTCCTGGGCAACAAACCACGCTGGGGCGTCTACGACAGCAAGCTCGCCACCACCGAACAGATCCACTGGGCCAACGACCTCAAGCTCGGCACCACCCGCGCCGACGCGGACTGA
- a CDS encoding IS3 family transposase (programmed frameshift) — MVMKNYPPEFKADAVALYESRPDTTIRSVAADLGINPETLRNWVRAAGASRPRGRRTQEAAQPPTPLEAENAALRKKVRELEEEREILRKAAKYFAGGDALVNRFQFVADHQRHYGVKRLCSILGVSRSSFYYWRRTAADRAARQAADARLAARIRAVHRESDGTYGVPRITAELRERNGEAVNHKRVARIMRASGIEGVRLRRRHRTTVPDPAAAKAPDLIGRDFTATAPNTKYVGDITYLPIDGGKFCYLATVIDLASRRLVGWAIADHMRADLVTDALAAAIRTRGSLSRAVMHTDHGAQYMSRAFAEACRSAGVRRSMSAVGSSADNALAESFNATFKRETLQGRKSWPNEREARLDAFRWLHRYNTRRRHSRLGQRSPIAFEDTFYLTPTTLAPAA; from the exons GTGGTCATGAAGAACTATCCGCCGGAGTTCAAGGCGGACGCGGTCGCGCTGTACGAGTCGCGGCCCGATACGACGATCAGGTCGGTCGCCGCCGATCTGGGGATCAATCCGGAGACCCTGCGGAACTGGGTCCGGGCTGCCGGGGCAAGTCGTCCACGGGGACGACGGACGCAGGAAGCAGCCCAGCCGCCCACGCCGCTGGAGGCGGAGAACGCGGCTCTGCGGAAGAAGGTCCGCGAGCTCGAGGAGGAACGCGAGATCCTGCGGAAGGCCGCCAAGTATTTCGCCGGGG GAGACGCGCTGGTGAACCGCTTCCAGTTCGTCGCCGACCACCAGCGCCACTACGGCGTGAAGCGGCTCTGCAGCATCCTCGGCGTCAGCCGCTCCAGCTTCTACTACTGGCGCCGGACAGCCGCGGACCGGGCCGCCCGGCAGGCGGCCGACGCCCGCCTCGCCGCCCGGATACGGGCGGTGCACCGCGAGTCGGACGGCACCTACGGCGTCCCAAGAATCACCGCCGAGCTCCGCGAGAGGAACGGTGAGGCGGTCAACCACAAGCGGGTCGCCCGGATCATGCGGGCGTCCGGGATCGAAGGGGTCCGGTTGCGCCGCCGGCACCGCACCACCGTCCCCGATCCGGCTGCGGCCAAGGCTCCGGACCTGATCGGCCGCGACTTCACCGCCACCGCGCCGAACACGAAGTACGTCGGCGACATCACCTACCTGCCTATCGACGGCGGGAAGTTCTGCTACCTGGCGACTGTCATCGACCTTGCCTCGCGCCGTCTGGTCGGCTGGGCGATTGCCGACCACATGCGTGCGGATCTCGTGACCGACGCCCTGGCCGCGGCGATCCGCACCCGCGGCAGCCTCTCCAGAGCGGTCATGCACACCGACCACGGAGCCCAGTACATGAGCAGAGCCTTCGCCGAAGCCTGCAGGTCAGCAGGGGTTCGGCGAAGCATGAGCGCGGTCGGGTCCAGCGCGGACAACGCGCTTGCCGAGTCCTTCAACGCGACCTTCAAACGCGAGACCCTGCAGGGACGAAAGAGCTGGCCCAACGAACGCGAGGCCCGGCTCGACGCCTTCAGATGGCTCCACCGCTACAACACCCGGCGCCGACACTCCCGCCTCGGACAACGATCACCGATCGCCTTCGAGGACACCTTCTACCTCACACCAACTACGCTGGCACCAGCCGCATAA